A part of Paenibacillus sp. 481 genomic DNA contains:
- a CDS encoding DNA-directed RNA polymerase subunit alpha: MIEIEKPKIETVDVNEEGTYGKFVVEPLERGYGTTLGNSLRRILLSSLPGAAVTSVQIDGVLHEFSTIPGVYEDVTEIILNLKNLSLKIHSDEEKVLEIDAEGEGVITAGDIRADSDVEILNPDLRIATLAQGSRLHMRIFANRGRGYVAADRNKKEEQPIGVIPVDSIYTPIQRVNYSVENTRVGQVTNYDKLTLEVWTDGSIRPEEAVSLGAKILTEHLMLFVGLTDEAKDAEIMVEKEEDKKEKVLEMTIEELDLSVRSYNCLKRAGINTVQELITKTEEDMMKVRNLGRKSLEEVQEKLEELGLGLRMED; this comes from the coding sequence GTGATTGAAATCGAAAAGCCGAAGATTGAAACCGTGGATGTCAATGAGGAAGGTACGTACGGCAAGTTTGTCGTAGAACCGCTGGAGCGTGGATATGGAACAACGCTGGGTAACTCCCTGCGCCGTATCTTGCTCTCCTCTTTGCCAGGCGCTGCAGTGACTTCCGTTCAAATAGACGGCGTTCTGCACGAGTTCTCTACTATTCCAGGAGTCTATGAGGACGTAACTGAAATTATATTGAACTTGAAAAACCTATCGCTGAAAATCCACTCCGATGAAGAGAAAGTTCTCGAAATCGATGCGGAAGGCGAAGGGGTTATCACGGCTGGCGATATTCGTGCGGATAGCGATGTGGAAATTTTGAACCCGGATCTCCGCATTGCAACATTAGCACAAGGCTCCAGACTCCACATGAGGATTTTCGCAAATCGTGGTCGTGGTTACGTGGCAGCTGATCGAAACAAGAAGGAAGAACAGCCAATCGGCGTAATTCCAGTTGATTCGATTTACACGCCAATTCAGCGTGTAAACTACAGCGTTGAAAATACGCGTGTAGGCCAAGTAACAAACTACGATAAGTTGACCCTTGAAGTGTGGACAGATGGTAGCATTCGACCTGAAGAAGCAGTTAGCCTCGGCGCGAAAATCTTGACTGAGCATTTGATGCTCTTTGTTGGATTGACGGACGAAGCGAAAGATGCTGAAATCATGGTTGAAAAAGAGGAAGACAAAAAAGAGAAAGTGCTTGAGATGACAATCGAAGAGCTCGATCTCTCTGTTCGTTCCTACAACTGCTTAAAACGCGCAGGTATCAATACCGTTCAAGAGTTGATCACGAAAACGGAAGAAGACATGATGAAGGTTCGTAACTTGGGCCGCAAGTCTTTGGAAGAAGTTCAAGAGAAACTCGAAGAGCTCGGTTTGGGCTTGCGTATGGAAGACTAA
- the rplQ gene encoding 50S ribosomal protein L17, with the protein MAYQKLGRDSSARKALFRDMVTDLFLYERIQTTEAKAKEVRSIAEKLITLAKRGDLHARRQVAAFVRRETLNGEQDAIQKLFSELAPRYAERPGGYTRIMKLGPRRGDSAPMVYLELVDRA; encoded by the coding sequence ATGGCATACCAAAAGTTAGGTCGTGATTCTAGCGCTCGTAAAGCGTTGTTCCGCGACATGGTAACTGACTTGTTCTTGTATGAGCGTATTCAAACGACTGAAGCGAAAGCGAAAGAAGTTCGTTCTATCGCTGAAAAGTTGATCACGTTGGCTAAACGCGGTGACTTGCACGCGCGTCGTCAAGTGGCAGCATTTGTTCGTCGTGAAACGTTGAACGGTGAGCAGGATGCAATTCAGAAATTATTCTCGGAGCTGGCTCCGCGCTATGCAGAGCGTCCGGGTGGATACACGCGTATTATGAAACTTGGACCACGCCGTGGCGACTCCGCGCCTATGGTGTATTTGGAACTCGTTGACCGCGCGTAA
- a CDS encoding KOW domain-containing RNA-binding protein, which produces MNDIRIPTLGQFVKVLRGRDAGKYAVIIGVEDTRYVDIVDGDKRKFEQPKRKNLLHLELQSAICSEVVRSLEESGQVTNSKLRYFISKHAQEQDAFIAD; this is translated from the coding sequence ATGAATGATATTCGAATACCAACCCTCGGCCAATTCGTCAAGGTGCTTCGAGGTCGTGATGCCGGCAAGTATGCAGTCATCATTGGCGTTGAAGATACTCGTTACGTCGATATCGTAGACGGGGACAAACGAAAGTTTGAACAGCCGAAACGAAAAAACTTGCTTCATCTCGAGTTGCAGTCTGCAATTTGTAGTGAAGTTGTCCGAAGTTTAGAAGAAAGCGGTCAAGTTACGAACAGCAAGCTTCGGTATTTTATATCTAAGCATGCTCAGGAACAAGACGCTTTCATTGCTGATTGA
- the map gene encoding type I methionyl aminopeptidase, translating into MIICKSEVELGFMREAGRIVAETHRLMANSVEAGITTRELDAIAETFIRSQGAIPSFKGYNGFSGSICASVNEELVHGIPGNRKLNEGDIISIDIGAEYRGYHGDSAWTYGVGTISETAQKLLEVTERSLYAGLELVKPDERLYTISHAIQRVIEDAGFSVVREYVGHGIGTSLHEEPQIPNYGPPNRGPRLKAGMTLAIEPMVIVGERYVKTLADNWTVVTVDGTLCAHFEHTVAVTPDGCEILTKLDE; encoded by the coding sequence ATGATCATTTGTAAGTCCGAAGTGGAACTAGGCTTCATGAGGGAAGCTGGGCGGATTGTAGCGGAAACGCACCGTCTTATGGCTAACTCGGTTGAGGCGGGCATCACTACTCGTGAGCTCGACGCAATCGCAGAAACATTCATTCGCAGCCAAGGAGCGATACCTTCGTTCAAAGGATATAACGGTTTTTCTGGCAGCATCTGCGCTTCAGTCAATGAAGAGTTGGTGCACGGCATTCCCGGCAATCGCAAATTAAACGAAGGCGACATCATTAGTATTGATATCGGTGCAGAATATCGCGGATATCACGGTGACTCCGCTTGGACTTATGGAGTCGGGACCATTTCAGAAACCGCTCAAAAGCTGCTCGAAGTAACAGAGCGTTCGCTTTATGCAGGACTTGAACTGGTCAAGCCGGATGAGCGATTGTACACGATATCTCACGCGATTCAACGCGTGATCGAAGATGCAGGTTTTTCTGTCGTACGTGAGTATGTTGGACACGGGATTGGAACTTCTCTTCATGAGGAGCCTCAAATTCCGAACTACGGACCGCCGAACCGTGGACCACGTTTGAAAGCGGGTATGACGCTCGCGATCGAACCTATGGTTATCGTCGGAGAGCGTTACGTTAAGACACTCGCGGACAACTGGACGGTCGTAACGGTGGATGGAACGCTGTGCGCTCACTTTGAGCATACGGTGGCGGTAACGCCGGACGGTTGCGAAATTTTGACGAAGCTGGATGAGTAG
- the rpsI gene encoding 30S ribosomal protein S9: MAQVQYYGTGRRKHSVARVRLVPGEGRIVINKRDLNEYFGLETLKLIVKQPLTLTETLGSYDVLVLAHGGGISGQAGAIRHGISRALLKADPELRPALKKAGFLTRDPRMKERKKYGLKAARRAPQFSKR, translated from the coding sequence ATGGCACAAGTACAATACTATGGGACAGGTCGTCGTAAGCATTCCGTAGCGCGTGTTCGCCTCGTTCCAGGCGAAGGCCGCATCGTTATCAATAAACGTGACCTTAACGAATACTTCGGTTTGGAGACACTGAAGCTTATCGTGAAGCAACCATTGACGTTGACAGAAACACTCGGAAGCTACGATGTGTTAGTGTTAGCTCATGGCGGCGGAATTTCCGGTCAAGCAGGCGCAATTCGTCACGGCATTTCCCGTGCGTTGTTGAAAGCTGACCCAGAACTTCGTCCAGCTTTGAAAAAAGCAGGCTTCCTGACACGCGATCCGCGTATGAAAGAGCGTAAAAAATACGGTCTTAAAGCGGCTCGTCGCGCACCACAGTTCTCCAAGCGTTAA
- the rpmJ gene encoding 50S ribosomal protein L36, protein MKVRPSVKQICEKCKVIRRKGNVMVICENPKHKQKQG, encoded by the coding sequence ATGAAGGTAAGACCTTCTGTTAAGCAGATTTGCGAAAAATGCAAAGTCATTCGTCGCAAAGGCAACGTTATGGTAATTTGTGAGAATCCTAAGCATAAACAAAAACAAGGATAA
- the rpsM gene encoding 30S ribosomal protein S13 has product MARIAGVDLPRDKRVEIALTYIFGIGKTTSKKIIAESGVNPNTRVRDLSEEEVNKVREAIDKAVKVEGDLRREISLNIKRLIEIGCYRGVRHRRGLPVRGQRTKTNARTRKGPRRTVANKKK; this is encoded by the coding sequence ATGGCTCGTATAGCTGGTGTAGACTTGCCACGTGACAAACGCGTTGAGATCGCCTTGACATACATTTTCGGAATTGGTAAAACAACATCCAAAAAGATCATCGCAGAATCTGGCGTTAATCCGAATACTCGCGTACGCGATTTGTCGGAAGAGGAAGTAAACAAGGTTCGTGAAGCAATTGATAAAGCGGTTAAGGTTGAAGGTGACCTTCGTCGTGAAATCTCTTTGAACATCAAGCGCTTGATCGAGATCGGATGCTATCGTGGTGTCCGTCATCGTCGTGGTTTGCCTGTTCGTGGACAACGTACTAAAACAAATGCTCGTACACGCAAAGGCCCTCGTCGTACGGTAGCAAATAAGAAAAAGTAA
- the secY gene encoding preprotein translocase subunit SecY, producing the protein MFKTVSNIWRVEDLRRKILFTLMLLIIYRIGSFIPVPGVDKSVFEATNNAGNELFGLMNTFSGGALFQFSIFALGIFPYITASIIVQLLTMDVVPKLAQWAKEGEVGKRKITQITRYGTIILGLIQSFGTAIGFNRLYGAQMVPNATYADYILIAIVLTAGTAFLMWLGEQITEKGIGNGISIIIFAGIIATLPLTIRALVEDQFVNTDGQLFLSIAKMVIILLVVVLILIGIIFIHQGNRRIPVQYAKRVVGNKMYGGQNTHIPLKVNAAGVIPVIFASSLLMFPVTIAQFWAGKAWANWIINNMSHDKPLGMLLFVLMIIGFTFFYTFVQLNPQQMADQMKKNGGYIPGIRPGKATATYLTRVMTRVTLAGSIFLALISVMPVFLGALAGLPREVQLGGTGLLIVVGVALDTMKQIESQLIKRHYKGFINK; encoded by the coding sequence GATAAATCGGTATTTGAGGCAACCAACAATGCTGGCAATGAATTGTTCGGATTAATGAACACATTCTCTGGCGGCGCGTTATTCCAATTCTCCATCTTTGCACTTGGTATCTTCCCGTATATTACGGCGTCGATTATCGTGCAACTTCTAACGATGGATGTCGTTCCGAAGTTAGCTCAATGGGCTAAAGAAGGAGAAGTAGGTAAGCGTAAGATCACCCAAATTACTCGTTATGGTACGATAATTTTGGGCTTGATTCAGTCATTCGGTACAGCGATTGGTTTCAACCGCTTGTACGGTGCACAAATGGTTCCGAATGCGACTTATGCAGATTATATTCTGATCGCCATTGTTCTGACAGCTGGTACGGCATTTTTGATGTGGCTCGGTGAACAAATTACCGAGAAGGGCATAGGTAACGGTATTTCAATTATTATCTTCGCGGGTATTATTGCAACGTTACCTCTTACGATTCGTGCGCTAGTTGAAGACCAATTCGTAAATACTGACGGACAATTGTTCTTAAGCATTGCGAAAATGGTCATTATCTTGCTTGTCGTTGTATTGATTCTTATCGGAATTATTTTTATCCATCAGGGTAATCGTCGAATTCCGGTACAATACGCGAAGCGCGTTGTAGGCAACAAAATGTACGGCGGGCAAAACACGCACATTCCACTTAAAGTTAATGCTGCGGGCGTTATCCCGGTCATCTTCGCTTCATCGCTGTTGATGTTCCCGGTTACTATCGCACAATTTTGGGCTGGTAAGGCGTGGGCTAACTGGATAATTAATAACATGAGCCACGATAAGCCACTTGGTATGTTATTGTTTGTGCTCATGATTATTGGTTTCACTTTCTTCTACACATTTGTGCAGTTGAATCCACAGCAAATGGCGGATCAAATGAAGAAGAACGGTGGCTATATTCCAGGCATTCGCCCGGGTAAAGCTACTGCTACGTATTTGACACGTGTTATGACACGAGTTACATTAGCAGGTTCGATCTTCTTGGCACTTATCTCTGTTATGCCAGTATTTCTTGGGGCGCTTGCTGGGCTGCCACGTGAAGTACAACTGGGTGGAACAGGGTTGCTCATCGTAGTAGGTGTTGCACTTGATACGATGAAGCAAATTGAGAGCCAGTTGATTAAACGTCATTACAAAGGTTTTATTAATAAATAG
- the rpsK gene encoding 30S ribosomal protein S11, which translates to MAKPKKVVRTKRRDRKNIETGVAHIRSTFNNTIVTITDTHGNAISWASSGGMGFKGSRKSTPFAAQMAAETAAKAAMEHGMKSVEVTVKGPGAGREAAIRSLQAAGLEVSMIKDVTPIPHNGCRPPKRRRV; encoded by the coding sequence ATGGCTAAACCAAAAAAAGTCGTACGTACTAAACGTCGTGATCGTAAAAATATTGAAACTGGTGTGGCACATATCCGTTCTACGTTCAACAACACGATCGTAACAATCACGGATACACACGGTAACGCAATTTCTTGGGCGAGCTCCGGCGGAATGGGCTTTAAAGGCTCCCGTAAGTCTACGCCGTTCGCGGCGCAAATGGCTGCGGAAACTGCTGCTAAAGCAGCGATGGAACACGGTATGAAATCGGTTGAAGTTACGGTTAAGGGCCCAGGCGCAGGCCGTGAAGCTGCCATCCGTTCCTTGCAAGCTGCAGGATTGGAAGTCAGCATGATTAAAGACGTAACGCCAATCCCGCACAACGGCTGCCGTCCACCAAAACGTCGTCGCGTATAG
- the rplM gene encoding 50S ribosomal protein L13 has protein sequence MRTTYMAKPAEVERQWHVIDAEGKTLGRLASEAAALIRGKHKTTFTPHVDGGDFVIITNASKIVLTGKKLQNKMYYRHSMHPGGLKVTSAQEMLQNKPERMLELAVHGMLPKTRMGNAMKLRCKVFAGPEHTHQAQKPEVYELRG, from the coding sequence ATGCGTACGACATACATGGCGAAGCCAGCTGAAGTAGAACGCCAATGGCACGTTATCGATGCTGAAGGCAAAACGCTTGGCCGTTTGGCAAGCGAAGCTGCGGCTCTTATCCGCGGTAAACACAAAACAACTTTCACACCTCACGTAGACGGTGGAGACTTCGTTATCATTACTAACGCAAGCAAAATCGTTTTGACAGGTAAAAAGTTGCAAAACAAAATGTACTACCGTCACTCCATGCATCCAGGTGGTTTGAAAGTGACAAGCGCTCAAGAAATGTTGCAAAACAAGCCTGAGCGTATGTTGGAACTTGCTGTTCACGGCATGTTGCCAAAGACACGCATGGGTAACGCAATGAAGCTTCGTTGCAAAGTTTTTGCAGGACCAGAGCACACTCATCAAGCACAAAAACCTGAAGTTTACGAACTTCGCGGATAA
- the truA gene encoding tRNA pseudouridine(38-40) synthase TruA: protein MRNIGMVVSYDGTAYCGFQVQPGLNTVQGQLEKAIEKLTKEQVSILASGRTDAGVHAYGQVFNFQTTSSIPVERWMVAMNTRLPDDIVIRSAWEASASYHARYSAKRKTYRYTILAERTPDVFQRNFEFYHPRPLDIDAMREAFNHLVGEHDFTSFTSPKSTKPSNVRTIYRAWIEHEPNADGEPGRGRIHLFVTGNGFLYNMVRIIAGTLIWVGEGKFSPADIPSILDARNRQAAGPLAVPHALTLWSVEYGGEDCLESE from the coding sequence GTGCGTAACATTGGGATGGTAGTAAGTTATGATGGTACAGCATACTGCGGTTTTCAAGTACAGCCAGGACTAAATACGGTTCAAGGTCAACTTGAAAAAGCGATTGAAAAGCTAACGAAGGAACAAGTTTCTATACTTGCTTCTGGACGTACGGATGCTGGAGTGCATGCTTACGGTCAAGTATTTAATTTTCAGACGACATCGTCGATTCCAGTAGAGCGTTGGATGGTTGCTATGAATACACGTTTGCCGGATGACATTGTCATTCGCAGTGCGTGGGAAGCATCTGCTTCGTACCATGCTCGGTATTCGGCGAAGCGCAAGACGTATCGTTATACGATTCTGGCAGAGCGGACACCGGATGTGTTCCAGCGAAACTTTGAATTTTATCATCCACGGCCGCTCGATATCGATGCGATGCGTGAAGCGTTCAACCACCTTGTGGGCGAACATGACTTTACGTCTTTCACTTCGCCGAAATCGACAAAACCGTCAAATGTGCGTACCATTTATCGTGCATGGATCGAACATGAACCGAACGCAGACGGTGAACCCGGACGTGGCCGTATTCATTTGTTCGTGACAGGCAACGGATTCCTCTACAATATGGTGCGTATTATAGCAGGTACGCTTATCTGGGTAGGAGAAGGGAAATTTTCTCCCGCAGATATACCTTCAATCTTGGATGCGCGGAACCGCCAGGCTGCAGGGCCTTTGGCAGTACCACACGCTCTTACATTGTGGAGCGTGGAGTATGGTGGGGAAGATTGCTTGGAAAGTGAATGA
- a CDS encoding adenylate kinase: MNILFMGPPGAGKGTQAERIVTEFGIPHISTGDAFRAAIGEGTPIGLKAKEYIDQGLLVPDDVTVGIVRERLVQPDCAKGFLLDGFPRTLAQAEALDAMLTEMGHKIDHVIDLSVDRDLLLARLTGRRICKSCGATYHVIFNPPQQEGVCDKCQGELYQRSDDSEEKVGTRLDEYINKTAPLLSYYENKGLLRQVDGEKEIDTVTSEIVSLLRG; this comes from the coding sequence ATGAACATTCTATTCATGGGGCCTCCTGGGGCAGGGAAAGGAACGCAGGCTGAGCGCATTGTAACCGAGTTCGGTATCCCGCACATTTCGACTGGCGACGCGTTTCGCGCTGCAATTGGCGAAGGCACACCCATCGGATTGAAGGCGAAAGAGTACATTGATCAAGGTTTGCTTGTTCCTGATGACGTGACGGTTGGTATCGTACGAGAGCGTCTCGTGCAGCCAGACTGCGCAAAAGGTTTCCTGCTGGATGGTTTCCCACGTACGTTGGCACAAGCTGAGGCGTTGGATGCTATGTTGACAGAGATGGGTCACAAAATCGACCACGTCATCGACCTGAGCGTTGACCGCGATTTGTTGCTGGCACGTCTCACCGGACGACGCATTTGCAAGTCTTGCGGCGCGACGTACCATGTCATCTTTAACCCGCCTCAACAAGAGGGCGTTTGTGATAAATGTCAAGGCGAGCTGTACCAACGCTCGGACGATTCCGAAGAAAAAGTCGGCACACGTCTTGATGAGTACATCAACAAAACAGCTCCTTTGCTTTCGTACTACGAGAATAAAGGCTTGTTGCGTCAGGTTGACGGCGAGAAGGAAATCGATACGGTGACATCTGAAATCGTATCTTTACTGCGAGGTTAA
- the infA gene encoding translation initiation factor IF-1 → MAKEDVIEVEGTVIEPLPNAMFKVELENGHQILAHVSGKLRMHFIRILTGDKVVIQLSPYDLTRGRITYRK, encoded by the coding sequence TTGGCTAAAGAAGATGTTATTGAGGTTGAAGGAACGGTCATCGAGCCGTTGCCGAATGCGATGTTCAAAGTTGAGCTTGAGAACGGTCATCAAATTCTTGCCCACGTTTCCGGAAAGCTGCGGATGCACTTCATCCGTATCCTGACTGGGGACAAAGTGGTCATACAGCTGTCGCCATACGATTTGACCAGAGGTCGCATCACATATCGGAAATAG